In Agrobacterium sp. RAC06, a single window of DNA contains:
- a CDS encoding fructose bisphosphate aldolase: MVDAKMLNKITSAPGFIAALDQSGGSTPGALRLYGVAETDYNGDDEMYRLIHAMRVRIMKAPAFSGDKVIGAILFERTMDGDVDGEPVPTFLWEKRGVVPFLKIDKGLLDEENGVQLMKPMPDLDALLIRGRDKGIFGTKMRSVIAHADKAGIAAVVKQQFEVARQIIGQGLVPIVEPEVSIKSPTKAEAEAILRDAIAAELDKLPSGDKVMLKLTIPTVADFYAPLMSNAAVVRVVALSGGYSTADACEKLSQNHGMIASFSRALAEKLRVSMSDAEFNASIAGTIDQIYAASVNKVGAIAAE, encoded by the coding sequence ATGGTGGACGCGAAAATGTTGAACAAGATCACCTCGGCGCCCGGCTTCATCGCTGCGCTGGACCAGAGTGGGGGTTCGACACCCGGCGCCCTGCGCCTCTACGGCGTCGCCGAAACCGACTATAACGGCGACGACGAGATGTACCGCCTGATCCACGCCATGCGCGTGCGCATCATGAAGGCACCGGCCTTCTCCGGCGACAAGGTCATCGGCGCGATCCTCTTTGAACGCACGATGGACGGCGATGTCGACGGCGAGCCCGTCCCGACCTTCCTTTGGGAGAAGCGCGGCGTCGTGCCCTTCCTCAAGATCGACAAGGGCCTGCTCGACGAAGAGAACGGCGTCCAGTTGATGAAGCCGATGCCCGACCTCGACGCGCTCCTGATCCGCGGCCGCGACAAGGGCATCTTCGGCACAAAGATGCGCTCGGTCATCGCCCATGCCGACAAGGCCGGCATCGCCGCCGTCGTCAAACAGCAATTCGAAGTCGCCCGCCAGATCATCGGCCAGGGTCTTGTGCCGATCGTTGAGCCGGAAGTCTCGATCAAGAGCCCGACAAAGGCCGAGGCCGAGGCAATCCTTCGCGATGCGATTGCGGCCGAGCTGGACAAGTTGCCATCCGGCGACAAGGTCATGCTGAAGCTGACCATTCCGACGGTCGCCGATTTCTACGCCCCGCTGATGTCCAACGCTGCCGTCGTGCGCGTCGTCGCACTTTCCGGCGGTTACAGCACTGCGGATGCCTGTGAGAAGCTGAGCCAGAACCACGGCATGATCGCAAGCTTCTCGCGTGCTCTGGCAGAGAAACTTCGCGTCTCGATGAGCGATGCCGAATTCAATGCGAGCATTGCCGGAACCATCGACCAGATCTATGCCGCAAGCGTCAACAAGGTCGGTGCGATCGCCGCCGAATAA
- a CDS encoding phosphoglycerate kinase translates to MPAFKTLDDLTDIAGKRVLVRVDLNVPVTDGKVSDTTRIERVAPTILELSEKGAKVILLAHFGRPKGEPVADQSLSLIAPSVEEVLDQRVAFASDCIGAPAADAIAKMENGDILLLENTRFHKGEEKNTPEFTAELAKNGDIYVNDAFSAAHRAHASTEGLAHHLPAYAGRTMQAELEALEKGLGQPTRPVVAIVGGAKVSTKIELLSNLVTKVDALVIGGGMANTFIAAQGIDVGKSLCEHDLADTARSIMETAKTAGCAIVLPVDGVVAREFKANAANETVDINAIPADAMMLDVGPKSVELINGWIGKAATLVWNGPLGAFEIAPFDKATVSAALHAAEQTRAGKLVSVAGGGDTVSALNHAEVADDFSYVSTAGGAFLEWMEGKELPGVAVLTKG, encoded by the coding sequence ATGCCGGCTTTCAAGACACTCGACGATCTCACCGACATCGCAGGCAAGCGCGTGCTTGTCCGCGTCGACCTCAACGTTCCCGTCACCGACGGCAAGGTTTCCGACACGACGCGCATCGAACGCGTGGCGCCGACGATCCTCGAATTGTCCGAAAAGGGCGCCAAGGTCATCCTGCTCGCGCATTTCGGTCGCCCAAAGGGTGAACCGGTTGCCGACCAGTCGCTGTCGCTGATTGCACCCTCCGTTGAGGAAGTGCTCGACCAGCGCGTCGCCTTCGCCTCCGACTGCATCGGCGCCCCGGCAGCAGATGCCATCGCCAAGATGGAAAATGGCGACATCCTGCTTCTGGAAAATACCCGCTTCCACAAGGGCGAAGAGAAGAACACACCCGAGTTCACCGCCGAACTGGCGAAGAACGGCGACATCTACGTCAACGACGCCTTCTCCGCCGCCCACCGCGCCCATGCCTCTACGGAAGGCCTCGCCCATCACCTGCCCGCCTATGCCGGCCGCACCATGCAGGCCGAGCTTGAAGCACTTGAAAAGGGCTTGGGACAGCCGACCCGCCCGGTCGTGGCCATTGTCGGCGGCGCCAAGGTCTCGACCAAGATTGAGCTTTTGTCCAACCTCGTCACCAAGGTCGATGCGCTCGTCATCGGCGGTGGCATGGCCAATACCTTCATTGCTGCCCAGGGCATCGATGTCGGCAAGTCGCTTTGCGAGCACGACCTCGCCGACACCGCCCGCTCGATCATGGAAACGGCGAAGACCGCAGGCTGCGCCATCGTGCTCCCGGTTGACGGCGTTGTCGCTCGGGAATTCAAGGCAAACGCCGCCAACGAAACCGTCGATATCAACGCCATCCCCGCCGACGCGATGATGCTCGATGTCGGCCCGAAGTCGGTCGAGCTGATCAATGGCTGGATCGGCAAGGCCGCGACCCTGGTCTGGAACGGCCCGCTCGGCGCCTTCGAGATCGCCCCTTTCGACAAGGCGACGGTTTCTGCAGCCCTGCATGCCGCTGAACAGACCAGAGCTGGCAAGCTGGTTTCGGTCGCAGGTGGTGGCGACACGGTATCCGCCCTGAACCATGCCGAAGTCGCCGACGACTTTTCTTATGTGTCGACCGCCGGCGGCGCCTTCCTGGAATGGATGGAAGGCAAGGAACTGCCGGGCGTGGCTGTCCTCACCAAGGGCTGA
- a CDS encoding potassium/proton antiporter — MSEFYAVTLVATALVFLAAFSSLIAFRFGAPLLLLFLTIGLGAGVDGLGIEFSNFPLAYVIGSLALAVVLFDSGFGTSLQSFRLSAGPALTLATLGVLLTTLLVGVAAHLLFGLSYLEGMLLGAILGSTDAAAVFFLLRIGGINIRDRVRSSLEVESGTNDPMAIFLTIALVELIRSGSGSEGLSLELLRLFIEQMGIGLILGLLGGASIAFILRKLQIEQGLAPIFMLAMALMIFAFTGLIGGSGFLAVYVAGIYAGSRKLPSTVSIKRFQDGMTWLAQIIMFLVLGLLATPSQFPEILLPAVLLALFLVFIARPIAVWLCLLPFDFTQRETGFIAWVGLRGAVSILLGIVPVVGAMENGQTFFNTAFIVVMISLVLQGWTIKPLAKRLGLIIPPRIGAIDKVELDLPGTANHELLAYRVVAGSPVLRGERIPRWAMPSLVIRDGKSMRYQYAGRLRENDQVYLFIAPSYSKLLDRLFATEAPVEEDDGEFFGTFAISPSTHVRDLDEAYGPLSITDSERGKTVAEMITQRLGGRADYADRVRLGTIVLIVRDIDEHGHIATVGVSMEPVEPATTWPIFLNLRELALATRDYLRRKQAAARGEVGGEK; from the coding sequence TTGAGTGAGTTCTATGCGGTCACGCTGGTTGCGACAGCCCTGGTTTTCCTGGCCGCTTTTTCGAGCCTCATAGCCTTCCGCTTCGGTGCTCCCCTTCTCCTTCTGTTCCTGACCATCGGCCTTGGTGCCGGTGTCGATGGTCTCGGCATCGAGTTTTCCAACTTCCCGCTTGCCTACGTGATCGGCTCGCTCGCTCTAGCGGTTGTTCTTTTCGATTCCGGTTTCGGCACCTCGCTCCAGTCCTTCCGACTTTCGGCAGGCCCTGCCCTTACTCTGGCGACACTGGGAGTGCTGCTGACCACCCTTCTCGTCGGGGTCGCCGCGCATCTTCTGTTCGGCCTCAGCTATCTCGAAGGCATGTTGCTCGGCGCGATCCTGGGCTCCACCGACGCCGCAGCCGTGTTCTTCCTTCTCCGTATCGGCGGCATCAACATCCGCGACAGGGTTCGTTCCTCCCTGGAAGTCGAATCCGGCACCAACGACCCGATGGCGATCTTTCTCACCATCGCGCTCGTCGAACTGATTAGAAGCGGCAGCGGCTCCGAAGGACTGTCGCTCGAACTGCTCAGGCTCTTCATCGAACAGATGGGCATCGGCCTGATCCTTGGCCTCCTCGGTGGCGCCTCGATCGCCTTCATCTTGCGCAAGTTACAGATCGAGCAGGGGCTCGCTCCGATTTTCATGCTGGCGATGGCGCTGATGATCTTCGCCTTCACAGGCCTGATCGGCGGCAGCGGCTTCCTCGCCGTCTATGTGGCCGGCATCTACGCAGGCTCTCGGAAATTGCCTTCAACGGTCTCGATCAAGCGCTTCCAGGACGGCATGACCTGGCTTGCCCAGATCATCATGTTCCTTGTCCTCGGACTGCTGGCGACCCCATCGCAGTTCCCGGAAATCCTGCTGCCGGCAGTTCTGCTCGCTCTTTTCCTGGTCTTCATCGCCCGACCGATCGCTGTCTGGCTGTGTCTATTGCCCTTCGACTTCACCCAGCGTGAAACCGGCTTCATCGCCTGGGTGGGCCTGCGCGGCGCGGTCTCGATCCTGCTCGGCATCGTGCCCGTCGTCGGAGCGATGGAAAACGGCCAGACCTTCTTCAACACGGCCTTCATCGTCGTCATGATCTCGCTCGTCCTGCAGGGCTGGACGATCAAGCCGCTCGCCAAACGCCTCGGACTGATCATCCCGCCGCGCATCGGCGCGATCGACAAGGTCGAACTCGACCTGCCGGGGACGGCCAATCATGAGCTGCTGGCCTATCGTGTGGTCGCTGGCAGCCCCGTGTTGCGGGGCGAGCGCATCCCGCGCTGGGCCATGCCTTCGCTGGTCATTCGTGATGGCAAGTCGATGCGCTATCAATACGCTGGACGCCTGCGCGAGAATGATCAGGTCTATCTCTTCATCGCCCCCAGCTATTCGAAACTGCTCGACCGCCTGTTTGCAACCGAGGCACCCGTCGAAGAGGACGATGGAGAGTTCTTCGGCACCTTTGCCATTTCGCCCTCGACCCATGTCCGCGACCTCGACGAAGCCTATGGGCCTCTTTCGATCACAGACAGTGAACGCGGCAAGACGGTTGCCGAGATGATCACCCAGCGTCTCGGCGGTCGCGCCGATTATGCCGATCGCGTCCGTCTCGGCACCATCGTGCTCATTGTTCGCGATATAGACGAACATGGCCATATTGCCACGGTTGGCGTTTCCATGGAGCCGGTGGAGCCGGCGACCACCTGGCCGATCTTTCTCAACCTGCGTGAACTTGCCCTCGCGACCCGCGATTACCTGCGCCGCAAGCAGGCTGCAGCAAGAGGCGAAGTCGGCGGCGAAAAATGA
- a CDS encoding BCCT family transporter, with protein MALTTTDPHTAVAEDAIPAPEGRTEIIDTDYEIGQDNINFRRRFVFELDIHNVVFSVSALSIVLFTFLTLAFQTTLEPAFTGLRNFLTSNLDWFFLLTGNVFVLVCIGLILSPLGRIRLGGPEATPDYGNLAWFSMLFAAGMGIGLMFYGVSEPMGHFTAALGGPVFEDGVRTDWAPLNGAVGDPEAARRLAMAATIFHWGLHPWAIYAVVALALALFSFNKGLPLTLRSVFYPIFGERVWGWPGHVIDILAVFATIFGLSTSLGIGAQQASAGLEFLFGIPSTETTMILLVLAITCIAIASVVAGMDKGVKLLSEVNLGLAALLLVFVIAVGPTMQIIQGFFLNLKAYATYLPALANPFGREDTNFSQGWTAFYWAWWISWSPFVGMFIARVSRGRTVRGLLTAVLLIPSLVSVLWMTALGGTAISQLVNDGLTSVQDAALELQLFEMLAHLPITAVTSFVGIVLVIVFFVTSSDSGSLVIDTISAGGKVNAPVPQRVFWATFEGLVAVALLLGGGLVALQAMAVSTGLPFAIVLLGASYALIKGLLSEPR; from the coding sequence TTGGCTCTCACAACGACCGATCCCCATACAGCCGTCGCCGAAGATGCGATACCGGCGCCCGAAGGGCGGACCGAAATCATCGACACTGATTATGAGATCGGTCAAGACAACATCAACTTCCGCCGCCGTTTCGTCTTCGAGCTCGACATCCATAATGTCGTCTTCAGCGTCTCGGCTCTGTCAATCGTACTCTTTACCTTCCTGACGCTGGCCTTCCAGACCACGCTTGAACCAGCCTTCACGGGTCTCAGGAACTTCCTGACGAGCAATCTCGACTGGTTCTTCCTGCTGACCGGCAATGTCTTCGTGCTCGTCTGCATCGGCCTCATCCTCTCGCCGCTCGGGCGAATCCGTCTTGGCGGACCGGAAGCAACACCGGACTACGGCAATCTCGCATGGTTCTCGATGCTCTTTGCCGCCGGCATGGGCATTGGCCTGATGTTCTACGGGGTCTCCGAGCCCATGGGGCATTTCACGGCTGCACTTGGCGGACCGGTCTTCGAAGACGGCGTTCGCACGGACTGGGCACCGCTGAATGGCGCTGTCGGCGATCCGGAAGCAGCGCGCCGCCTTGCCATGGCCGCCACTATCTTCCACTGGGGCCTGCATCCCTGGGCGATCTATGCTGTCGTCGCGCTTGCGCTGGCCCTGTTCTCCTTCAACAAGGGCTTGCCGCTCACCTTGCGTTCGGTCTTCTACCCGATCTTTGGCGAGCGCGTCTGGGGCTGGCCGGGCCATGTGATTGACATTCTCGCGGTCTTTGCCACCATCTTCGGCCTGTCGACTTCGCTGGGCATCGGAGCCCAGCAGGCCAGTGCCGGCCTGGAATTCCTTTTCGGCATTCCCTCAACGGAAACCACGATGATCCTGCTCGTGCTCGCCATCACCTGCATTGCCATCGCGTCGGTGGTTGCCGGCATGGACAAGGGCGTGAAACTTCTGTCGGAGGTCAACCTTGGTCTGGCAGCGCTGCTGCTGGTCTTCGTCATCGCCGTTGGCCCGACCATGCAGATCATCCAGGGCTTCTTCCTGAACCTCAAGGCCTATGCGACCTATCTGCCGGCTCTGGCCAATCCGTTCGGTCGAGAAGATACCAACTTCTCGCAGGGCTGGACGGCCTTCTACTGGGCCTGGTGGATCAGCTGGTCGCCGTTTGTCGGCATGTTCATCGCACGCGTCAGCCGTGGTCGCACGGTTCGCGGCCTTCTGACCGCAGTCCTGCTCATCCCCTCGCTCGTCTCCGTCCTCTGGATGACTGCGCTTGGTGGCACGGCGATCAGCCAGCTCGTCAACGACGGCCTGACCAGCGTTCAGGATGCCGCCCTTGAACTGCAGCTCTTCGAAATGCTGGCGCATCTCCCGATCACGGCGGTAACCTCGTTTGTCGGTATCGTGCTCGTGATTGTCTTCTTCGTGACCTCGTCGGACTCCGGTTCGCTGGTCATCGACACGATCTCGGCTGGCGGCAAGGTCAACGCACCGGTTCCCCAGCGCGTCTTCTGGGCGACTTTCGAAGGCCTGGTGGCCGTTGCCCTGCTTCTCGGTGGGGGGCTCGTGGCGCTCCAGGCCATGGCGGTCTCCACCGGCCTGCCCTTCGCGATCGTCCTGCTTGGCGCGAGCTATGCCTTGATCAAGGGGCTCCTATCGGAACCACGATAA
- the gap gene encoding type I glyceraldehyde-3-phosphate dehydrogenase, with translation MTVKVAINGFGRIGRNVLRAIVESGRTDIEVVAINDLGPVETNAHLLRYDSIHGKFPATVKVDGDTIIIDGGKPIKVTAIKDPATLPHKELGVDIAMECTGIFTSRDKAALHLQAGAKRVIVSAPADGADLTVVFGVNHDQLTKDHLVISNASCTTNCLVPVVKTLDDAVGIDHGFMTTIHSYTGDQPTLDTMHKDLYRARAAALSMIPTSTGAAKAVGLVLPHLKGRLDGTSIRVPTPNVSVVDFKFVAKRNTTAQEINDAIIAASDGALKGILGYTDEPLVSRDFNHDSHSSIFALDQTKVLEGNFVRILTWYDNEWGFSNRMSDTAVALAKLI, from the coding sequence ATGACTGTGAAAGTTGCCATTAACGGCTTCGGCCGTATCGGACGTAACGTTCTGCGCGCCATCGTCGAATCCGGCCGCACCGACATCGAAGTCGTCGCCATCAACGATCTCGGCCCGGTCGAGACCAACGCGCATCTGCTGCGTTACGACTCGATCCACGGCAAGTTCCCGGCCACGGTAAAGGTCGATGGCGACACGATCATCATCGACGGCGGCAAGCCGATCAAGGTCACCGCGATCAAGGATCCGGCAACGCTTCCGCACAAGGAACTCGGCGTCGACATCGCCATGGAATGCACCGGCATCTTCACCTCGCGTGACAAGGCTGCCCTGCATCTCCAGGCTGGCGCCAAGCGCGTCATCGTTTCGGCTCCCGCCGATGGCGCTGACCTCACCGTCGTCTTCGGCGTCAACCACGACCAGCTGACCAAGGACCACCTGGTCATCTCCAACGCATCCTGCACGACGAACTGCCTGGTTCCGGTCGTCAAGACGCTCGACGACGCCGTCGGTATCGACCATGGCTTCATGACCACGATCCACTCCTACACGGGTGACCAGCCGACGCTCGACACCATGCACAAGGATCTCTATCGCGCCCGCGCGGCAGCGCTCTCCATGATCCCGACCTCGACGGGTGCCGCCAAGGCCGTCGGCCTGGTCCTGCCGCACCTCAAGGGCCGTCTCGACGGCACCTCGATCCGCGTGCCGACCCCGAACGTCTCGGTCGTCGACTTCAAGTTCGTCGCCAAGCGGAACACCACGGCTCAGGAAATCAACGACGCCATCATCGCCGCCTCGGATGGCGCGCTGAAGGGCATCCTCGGCTATACCGACGAGCCGCTGGTTTCGCGCGACTTCAACCACGACAGCCACTCGTCGATCTTCGCCCTCGACCAGACCAAGGTTCTCGAAGGCAACTTCGTGCGCATCCTGACCTGGTACGACAACGAGTGGGGCTTCTCGAACCGCATGTCGGATACGGCAGTGGCACTGGCCAAGCTCATCTGA
- the tkt gene encoding transketolase: MISPEKHQRMANAIRFLAMDAVEKANSGHPGMPMGCADVATVLFTRYLSFDPKNPLWPDRDRFVLSAGHGSMLIYSLLYLTGYEDMTIEDIKSFRQLGAKTAGHPEYGHASGIETTTGPLGQGIATAVGMALAEKKLADEFGSELQDHYTYVLAGDGCLMEGISQEAITLAGHLKLNKMIVFWDDNGISIDGAISLADSTDQHARFRSAGWNTIAIDGHDPEAIAAAIETAKASDKPTMIAAKTVIGFGAPNKAGTHKVHGSPLGADEIAATRKALGWNEEAFSIPADVLDAWRLAGLRSTKIRKDWEARLAAADAEKRAEFNRRFAGELPGTLAGAVDAYKKKLAETKPTVATRKASEDALEVINGVVTETLGGSADLTGSNNTKTSQTKSITPTDFSGRYIHYGIREHGMAAAMNGIALHGGLIPYSGGFLIFSDYCRPSIRLAALMGIRVIHVLTHDSIGLGEDGPTHQPVEHMAALRAIPNLLMFRPADATETVECWQVALENKERPSGLALTRQNLIPARTEYEERNLCAQGAYELISASDAKVSIFASGSEVEIAIKAQQQLEAKGIPARVVSVPCFELFFEQDADYQEAIIGHAAVNIGIEAGIRQGWDAIIGSTGTFIGMKSFGASGPAKELYKHFGITADAVVAAAEAKLA, translated from the coding sequence ATGATTTCTCCCGAAAAACATCAGCGGATGGCGAATGCGATCCGTTTCCTCGCCATGGATGCAGTGGAAAAGGCCAATTCCGGCCACCCCGGCATGCCCATGGGCTGCGCCGATGTCGCGACCGTTCTTTTCACCCGCTACCTGAGCTTCGATCCGAAGAACCCGCTCTGGCCAGACCGCGACCGTTTCGTGCTTTCGGCCGGTCACGGCTCGATGCTGATCTACTCGCTCCTCTATCTGACCGGCTATGAGGACATGACGATCGAGGACATCAAGTCCTTCCGTCAGCTTGGCGCAAAGACTGCCGGCCACCCGGAATACGGCCACGCCTCGGGCATAGAGACCACGACCGGTCCGCTCGGTCAGGGCATTGCCACGGCCGTCGGCATGGCGCTCGCCGAGAAGAAGCTCGCAGACGAGTTCGGCTCGGAGCTGCAGGATCACTATACCTATGTGCTCGCAGGCGACGGCTGCCTCATGGAAGGCATCAGCCAGGAAGCGATCACGCTGGCCGGCCACCTGAAGCTCAACAAGATGATCGTCTTCTGGGACGACAACGGCATCTCGATCGACGGCGCGATCTCGCTTGCCGACTCGACCGACCAGCACGCCCGCTTCCGCTCCGCCGGCTGGAACACGATCGCGATTGACGGCCATGATCCGGAAGCGATCGCCGCTGCCATCGAAACCGCCAAGGCCTCCGACAAGCCGACCATGATCGCCGCCAAGACCGTCATCGGCTTCGGCGCCCCGAACAAGGCCGGCACCCACAAGGTTCACGGCTCACCGCTCGGCGCCGACGAAATCGCCGCCACCCGCAAGGCGCTCGGCTGGAACGAGGAAGCCTTCTCGATCCCCGCCGACGTGCTTGACGCCTGGCGTCTGGCCGGCCTGCGCTCGACCAAGATCCGCAAGGATTGGGAAGCGCGTCTGGCGGCTGCCGATGCTGAGAAGCGCGCCGAGTTCAACCGCCGCTTCGCTGGCGAACTGCCGGGCACGCTCGCCGGTGCCGTCGACGCCTACAAGAAGAAGCTCGCTGAAACCAAGCCGACGGTTGCAACCCGCAAGGCTTCGGAAGATGCGCTTGAAGTCATCAACGGTGTCGTCACCGAAACGCTCGGCGGCTCGGCCGACCTGACCGGCTCGAACAACACCAAGACCAGCCAGACCAAGTCGATCACCCCGACCGACTTCTCTGGCCGTTACATCCACTACGGCATCCGCGAACACGGCATGGCGGCTGCGATGAACGGGATTGCGCTGCATGGCGGTCTGATCCCCTATTCCGGCGGCTTCCTGATCTTCTCGGACTATTGCCGTCCGTCGATCCGTCTGGCCGCCCTCATGGGCATCCGCGTCATCCACGTTCTGACCCATGATTCCATCGGTCTGGGCGAAGACGGCCCGACGCACCAGCCGGTCGAGCACATGGCAGCGCTCCGCGCCATCCCGAACCTCCTGATGTTCCGCCCGGCAGACGCGACCGAAACGGTCGAGTGCTGGCAGGTGGCACTGGAGAACAAGGAGCGTCCGTCCGGCCTCGCCCTGACGCGTCAGAACCTGATCCCGGCCCGCACCGAGTATGAGGAGCGCAATCTCTGCGCCCAGGGCGCCTATGAGCTGATCTCGGCCAGCGACGCCAAGGTGTCGATCTTCGCCTCCGGTTCGGAAGTCGAGATCGCGATCAAGGCCCAGCAGCAGCTGGAAGCCAAGGGCATTCCGGCCCGCGTCGTCTCCGTTCCCTGCTTCGAACTCTTCTTCGAACAGGACGCCGACTACCAGGAAGCGATCATCGGTCATGCTGCGGTCAATATCGGGATCGAAGCCGGCATCCGCCAGGGCTGGGACGCCATCATCGGTTCCACCGGCACCTTCATCGGCATGAAGTCCTTCGGCGCCTCCGGCCCGGCCAAGGAACTCTACAAGCACTTCGGCATCACGGCGGACGCAGTCGTGGCAGCCGCCGAAGCCAAGCTTGCCTGA
- a CDS encoding DUF4164 domain-containing protein, translating into MPAENSVDAALAALRQAVAGLENAVDMRFEAERESMEIDGEVRRVHADRARLAQELDQSEFRANRLEEVNREVSRRLVTAMETIRAVLDR; encoded by the coding sequence ATGCCGGCGGAAAATTCGGTGGATGCCGCGCTCGCGGCGCTGCGGCAGGCTGTCGCCGGGCTCGAGAACGCCGTCGACATGCGTTTCGAAGCGGAGCGCGAGAGTATGGAGATCGATGGCGAGGTGCGGCGCGTGCATGCCGATCGCGCCCGCCTTGCTCAGGAACTTGACCAGTCGGAATTCCGGGCCAACCGGCTCGAAGAGGTCAACCGCGAGGTCTCGCGTCGACTGGTGACGGCGATGGAAACGATCCGCGCGGTGCTCGATCGGTAA
- a CDS encoding cell division protein ZapA, translating into MAQVTVTIDGKAYRMACEEGQEAHLTELASEFDRYVGHLKGQFGEIGDLRITVMAGIMVMDEMAEINRRLAAAEAELAGFREGRDTVLSGVHHREEAVAHAISDLADRLNGITRKLTQRPAPQTQA; encoded by the coding sequence ATGGCGCAGGTCACAGTCACGATCGACGGAAAAGCCTATCGCATGGCGTGCGAGGAGGGGCAGGAAGCCCATCTGACGGAGCTCGCGAGCGAGTTCGATCGTTATGTCGGCCATCTCAAGGGACAGTTCGGTGAGATCGGCGATCTGAGGATTACCGTCATGGCCGGGATCATGGTCATGGACGAGATGGCCGAGATCAATCGTCGGCTTGCCGCAGCCGAGGCGGAGCTCGCCGGTTTCCGCGAGGGGCGCGATACAGTCCTGTCAGGCGTGCATCATCGCGAGGAGGCGGTGGCGCATGCGATATCAGACCTTGCAGATCGCTTGAACGGCATCACCCGCAAACTGACCCAGCGGCCCGCTCCCCAGACTCAGGCTTGA